The following proteins are encoded in a genomic region of Ostrea edulis chromosome 7, xbOstEdul1.1, whole genome shotgun sequence:
- the LOC125655864 gene encoding uncharacterized protein LOC125655864: MENQFSFAAFIGLLTFIIDVTSGTICTHTYIQSYYTSYGRLRYRKRYTDIYCSDTCCGDSDSHYCCQFQKETPVSEILGIVIGTLSGCLVLLFFCLCIWLATSKQRRDRSQRQRNAANISHISGHLRRSTQGDVRLPPSYEETVLGYDNNGFSQDFYSLPPSYNDVFFNEPLKTERDTENVLENSPSSSNDRGIGQPTDNVHVNNGELSRTYDRSESVTSDSILLHYNRENDAVMTYSVTSANVDNVTDRDNEVNEYSVALVTEPQSSVSSVG, translated from the exons ATGGAAAACCAATTCAGTTTCGCTGCATTTATAGGATTACTAACGTTTATCA TTGATGTTACCTCTGGTACGATATGTACACATACGTACATACAAAGTTACTACACTTCCTATGGCAGACTGCGATACCGGAAGCGCTACACTGACATCTATTGCTCAGACACCTGCTGTGGGGATTCCGATTCACATTACTGCTGTCAATTTCAAAAAGAAAC TCCAGTCAGTGAAATACTTGGTATTGTGATTGGAACATTATCGGGGTGTTTGGTTCTGCTGTTTTTCTGTTTGTGCATCTGGCTAGCGACCTCTAAACAACGACGCGACAGAAGTCAAAGACAACGAAATGCGGCAAACATATCTCACATCAGCGGTC ATTTACGGCGTAGTACGCAAGGAGATGTAAGATTACCTCCATCTTACGAAGAGACGGTGTTGGGGTATGACAACAATGGCTTCTCCCAGGACTTTTATTCACTGCCTCCGTCTTACAATGACGTTTTCTTCAACGAACCGCTTAAAACAGAAAGAGATACAGAGAATGTTCTAGAAAATAGCCCATCCTCTAGCAACGACCGAGGGATTGGTCAACCGACAGATAATGTTCACGTGAACAATGGTGAACTCTCACGAACATATGATAGGTCTGAAAGCGTTACATCAGATTCCATTTTGTTGCACTACAACAGAGAAAATGATGCGGTCATGACATACAGTGTGACGTCAGCAAACGTGGATAACGTAACGGACAGGGATAATGAAGTTAATGAATATTCAGTAGCATTGGTAACCGAACCACAAAGTTCTGTTTCTAGCGTGGGTTGA